A part of Bacteroidales bacterium genomic DNA contains:
- a CDS encoding branched-chain amino acid ABC transporter permease gives MEYILHILIMILLYVMLSQSLTLTAGYSGLISLAHAGFYGIGAYTSAILSVNYGLPFLVTLPLAMLISGILAVFVSVIALRTVDDYFIIITLGIQVVAFSVMNNWMDLTNGPLGIPGIPVISILGFELSSKISFLILALILTALTFYLLRNITKSPFGRILIALSEDEIFTKSLGKKVYLAKITGFTIGAMFAAIPGVLYAHYISYIDPTSFTVDESIFILSIVIIGGMRNLWGSAIAATVLIILPEALRFIGMPSNIAANMRQIIYGLALVIMMFKFGKGFVTKN, from the coding sequence ATGGAATATATTCTGCACATATTAATTATGATTTTACTGTATGTAATGCTCTCCCAAAGCCTTACATTAACTGCCGGATATTCCGGTTTAATCTCTCTTGCTCATGCCGGTTTTTATGGAATTGGTGCTTATACATCTGCAATACTTTCTGTAAATTACGGTCTTCCTTTTTTGGTAACTTTACCATTAGCAATGTTAATAAGTGGAATACTTGCAGTTTTTGTTTCTGTTATTGCCTTACGAACTGTTGATGATTATTTTATTATTATCACTCTCGGCATTCAGGTTGTTGCTTTTTCTGTTATGAACAACTGGATGGATTTAACCAATGGTCCGCTTGGTATTCCGGGTATTCCGGTAATTTCAATTTTGGGGTTTGAGTTAAGCAGCAAAATATCATTTCTTATTCTTGCTTTAATCTTAACTGCTTTAACGTTCTACCTGCTCAGGAACATTACAAAATCTCCTTTTGGACGGATTCTAATTGCCCTAAGCGAAGATGAAATCTTTACTAAAAGCCTTGGCAAAAAAGTTTATCTGGCAAAAATTACCGGGTTTACTATTGGTGCAATGTTCGCTGCAATTCCGGGTGTTTTATATGCACATTACATAAGTTACATTGATCCTACAAGTTTTACGGTTGACGAATCCATTTTTATTTTATCAATTGTAATTATTGGGGGTATGAGAAATTTATGGGGTTCGGCAATTGCAGCAACAGTTTTAATTATTTTACCGGAAGCATTAAGATTTATAGGAATGCCAAGCAATATTGCAGCAAATATGAGACA